One Microcoleus sp. AS-A8 DNA window includes the following coding sequences:
- a CDS encoding PEP-utilizing enzyme, with protein sequence MDNLYWLDHIQSSELPLVGKKAFHLSQLLQRGYPVIPGFVIPTSVFWELIQLLGESEPLLADLPHSSFHVDVDNPRQLQRVAQHMRQAIANVVLPPAWTRSFLTATQELSASVAILHPSVSMQLANSSIFRHPLDPQSRTQPLSTALSSLNPARILPLEILQSHSCHLVPDALILSLKRVWGELFRARSLFYWQRNGIKIQQLNLAVLVQPLWEAIASGTIEADVNEWKIQATWGMAEVLTKGEVLPDTYQLQVDSGTVVSSLLGSKTRAYRLKNQPDCDSLTESGLQAYILGEEQQKQYALNEKYLKQLIELCQRLAAELTQTFFIEWTLCQPPGSTEPQLYLTQFVPQPRAIGSQIAMSTQPPTSSLTPQIIRGLPAAAGRVTAPAQVFKSENLNLEKLHPGKIWVAPHISPDWLPWLKSAVGIVTERGGMTSHAAIVARELGIPAVVGATDITQLIQTDEFLFLDGDQGEIHRLGRQDNSMGKTPMLNPQALIPYNPYPIATQLLVNLSQPSSLERIGVLPVDGVGLLRSELMMLDALDNHPLSTWLKQGRSKELVARLTHLLLQFATVFSPRPVFYRSLDWRSHELQLLTGTTSPSEPELNPIVGRRGTLRYLDDPTCFDLELEALRGVHQIGYTNVNLMLPFVRTVEEFSFCRRRVEQAGLTDNPQFQLWIMAEVPSVLFLLSDYVKAGVQGISIGSNDFTQLLLATDRDREELGSSLNGNHLAVRRALQQIIETAKNIGIPCSICGQAPAQYPDLIDALVQWGITSISVDINEVERTHHAIARAEQRLLLEAARRKLNS encoded by the coding sequence TTGGATAATCTCTACTGGCTCGATCACATTCAATCTTCAGAACTCCCTCTGGTGGGAAAGAAAGCTTTCCACTTAAGCCAGCTTTTGCAGCGTGGCTACCCGGTTATACCAGGCTTTGTGATTCCCACAAGTGTGTTTTGGGAGTTGATCCAACTGTTGGGTGAGTCGGAACCTCTATTAGCCGACTTGCCCCATTCATCGTTTCATGTAGATGTAGACAATCCACGCCAGTTGCAGCGAGTCGCCCAACACATGCGTCAAGCGATCGCCAATGTGGTTTTGCCACCCGCTTGGACTCGCTCATTCTTAACGGCAACTCAAGAGCTAAGTGCATCGGTCGCGATTTTGCACCCTTCGGTATCGATGCAATTAGCAAACAGTAGCATTTTTCGTCATCCCTTAGACCCTCAATCTCGGACACAACCCTTATCGACGGCACTAAGCAGCCTCAATCCAGCCCGTATTCTGCCGCTGGAGATTTTACAATCCCACAGTTGTCATCTTGTGCCAGACGCCCTCATCCTCTCATTAAAACGAGTGTGGGGAGAACTCTTTCGCGCCAGAAGCTTGTTTTATTGGCAGCGTAACGGCATCAAGATCCAGCAACTGAATTTGGCTGTATTGGTACAACCCCTATGGGAGGCGATCGCCTCTGGCACAATCGAAGCTGACGTGAATGAGTGGAAAATTCAAGCCACCTGGGGCATGGCAGAAGTTTTAACCAAGGGTGAAGTGCTGCCAGATACCTACCAATTGCAAGTAGACAGTGGCACCGTCGTCTCCTCACTCCTCGGCAGCAAAACCCGCGCCTATCGTCTCAAGAACCAACCCGACTGTGATTCCTTAACAGAGAGTGGTTTACAAGCTTATATACTCGGTGAAGAACAACAAAAACAATACGCATTAAACGAGAAATACCTCAAGCAACTCATTGAGCTATGCCAACGCTTAGCCGCTGAACTGACTCAAACCTTTTTTATAGAATGGACACTTTGTCAACCCCCCGGCAGCACAGAACCTCAGCTGTATTTGACGCAATTTGTCCCTCAACCCAGAGCCATTGGCTCTCAGATTGCCATGTCTACTCAACCTCCAACCTCAAGCCTCACGCCTCAGATCATTAGAGGATTACCAGCAGCGGCAGGACGAGTCACAGCGCCCGCTCAAGTGTTTAAGAGTGAGAACCTCAATCTGGAAAAGCTACACCCCGGAAAAATTTGGGTTGCCCCTCACATCTCTCCGGATTGGCTACCTTGGCTCAAATCAGCGGTAGGTATCGTGACAGAACGGGGAGGAATGACTAGCCATGCGGCAATTGTTGCCAGAGAACTAGGTATCCCCGCTGTAGTCGGTGCTACCGATATTACTCAACTCATTCAAACCGACGAGTTTCTCTTTTTGGATGGGGATCAGGGAGAAATCCATCGACTGGGTCGTCAGGATAATAGCATGGGGAAAACTCCAATGCTCAATCCTCAAGCTCTTATCCCTTATAACCCATATCCGATTGCCACTCAATTGCTCGTGAATCTGAGCCAACCTAGCTCTCTCGAACGAATCGGTGTTCTCCCAGTGGATGGGGTTGGGTTGTTGCGTTCGGAACTCATGATGCTTGATGCCTTGGACAATCACCCCTTGAGTACTTGGTTGAAACAGGGACGTAGCAAAGAGTTAGTGGCACGTCTTACCCATCTTCTCCTTCAGTTCGCCACGGTTTTTTCACCTCGACCGGTGTTTTATCGCTCCTTAGATTGGCGATCGCATGAATTACAACTTCTTACAGGTACCACCTCACCCTCAGAACCAGAACTGAATCCGATCGTAGGCAGGCGCGGCACACTTCGCTATTTGGATGACCCCACCTGCTTTGATTTAGAATTGGAAGCGCTAAGAGGCGTTCACCAGATCGGCTATACCAACGTCAATCTGATGTTGCCCTTTGTTCGTACTGTGGAAGAGTTTAGCTTTTGCCGTCGCCGTGTAGAACAAGCTGGATTGACCGATAATCCCCAGTTCCAACTCTGGATTATGGCAGAGGTGCCTTCGGTGCTATTTCTCCTGTCCGATTACGTCAAAGCTGGGGTTCAAGGCATCTCAATTGGAAGCAATGATTTTACTCAATTATTGCTAGCAACTGACCGCGATCGAGAGGAGTTAGGTTCCTCCCTGAATGGAAATCATCTCGCGGTTCGCCGTGCACTTCAACAAATCATCGAGACAGCCAAGAATATCGGCATTCCTTGCTCAATTTGTGGTCAAGCACCCGCTCAATATCCTGACTTAATTGATGCATTAGTCCAGTGGGGCATTACGTCGATTTCCGTCGATATTAATGAGGTAGAACGCACTCATCACGCGATCGCTCGTGCTGAACAACGCCTGCTTTTAGAGGCAGCACGTCGGAAACTAAATTCCTAA